A part of Liolophura sinensis isolate JHLJ2023 chromosome 1, CUHK_Ljap_v2, whole genome shotgun sequence genomic DNA contains:
- the LOC135462128 gene encoding haloacid dehalogenase-like hydrolase domain-containing protein 2: MSSKIEAALVDLSGTLHVEDAVVPGSVKALQRLRKSEIKIKFVTNTTKECKQHLVERLHGLGFDIKPEEIFTSLTAARCLVEHRKLQPMLLLEDTAKEDFVGVAQDTPNAVVVGLAPSQFNYSQMNKAFRLLLTGAPLIGIHKARYYRRSDGLALGPGPFVAGLEYAAGVTAEVVGKPEASFFTSALDELGVSIDKAVMIGDDARDDIEGAQKIGIRGILVQTGKYREGDESKIKDKPYCTCANFSKAVDFILECV; the protein is encoded by the exons ATGAGCAGTAAAATAGAAGCTGCCTTGGTTGATTTAAGCGGCACATTGCACGTGGAAGATGCCGTAGTCCCGGGATCTGTGAAGGCTCTTCAACG ATTAAGAAAGTCAGAGATCAAGATCAAGTTTGTAACCAATACAACAAAAGAGTGTAAGCAACATTTGGTGGAGAGACTACACGGACTGGGCTTTGATATTAAACCTGAAGAGATTTTCACTTCACTAACAGCTGCCAGGTGCCTTGTAGAGCATAGGAAACTCCAACCTATGCTGCTGCTAGAGGACACGGCCAAAGAAGATTTTGTTG GTGTGGCTCAGGACACCCCCAATGCTGTTGTCGTTGGATTAGCACCCAGTCAGTTCAACTACTCGCAGATGAACAAGGCTTTTCG GCTACTTCTAACAGGAGCACCTCTCATTGGCATTCATAAGGCAAGATACTACAGGAGATCTGATGGACTAGCCCTTGGGCCAG GACCATTTGTGGCAGGACTTGAGTATGCTGCTGGTGTCACTGCAGAAGTTGTGGGGAAACCAGAGGCCTCATTTTTTACCTCAGCTTTGGATGAATTAGGAGTTTCCATTGACAAGGCTGTCATGATTGgggat GATGCTCGTGACGATATTGAAGGCGCCCAGAAAATTGGCATCAGAGGAATCCTTGTTCAGACAG GTAAATACAGGGAAGGTGACGAGTCAAAGATCAAAGACAAACCTTACTGCACCTGTGCTAATTTCTCGAAAGCTGTGGATTTCATTCTTGAATGCGTTTGA